A portion of the Natronococcus sp. AD-5 genome contains these proteins:
- a CDS encoding phospholipase D-like domain-containing protein, protein MSRRRVGVALGLAVLAVTAVLFPFAAGGSPVVPSPEAAPPETVAESRAATATEPQQPGANVLVCPRPTKSRTAAPEPRIVELYPNPTTRGNVGEFLVLETPPETSLGNWTITDGHTTASLPNETVSGRIAVTTAPKETRGLTDERIVELEGTLRLAVDGDDLELRNGSKTLDAVSYDRAPTAERWYRRERATDRNRTGDGNGRGTWWPRDATCFPVSAVETGEATAFVLPDSPDVPREAIRDADERLLLAGYTFTDDEIADDLVAAADRGVDVAVLLESGPVGGTPRATESVLETLEEGGVDVRVIGGEGARYRFHHPKYAVADDAVVVTTENWKPSGVGGESSRGWGVRVENDALAADLAAVFRADFEGWDTRSGEAFREDASFVEDDPTPARDFRTNHEPATVPVDSVELLLAPENAEPRLRTLLEGADDEILIKQASIDADVSLLEASVDAARRGVDVRILLDSSWYVEGENEALAADLERTAAEEELPLEVRVVDDADGFEKVHAKGIVIDRETAVVGSANWNENSLRHNREVLLALHGPEAASYYAAVFESDWEGETWSLPIELSVTVVAALVCAALVGRRYVRFGEE, encoded by the coding sequence ATGTCACGTCGGCGAGTCGGGGTCGCGCTCGGACTGGCGGTTCTCGCCGTCACCGCGGTTCTGTTTCCGTTCGCAGCCGGCGGCAGTCCCGTCGTCCCGTCACCCGAAGCGGCGCCACCGGAGACGGTCGCCGAGAGCCGGGCAGCGACCGCGACGGAACCCCAACAGCCCGGAGCCAACGTCCTCGTCTGCCCCCGACCGACCAAATCCCGGACGGCTGCCCCGGAGCCGCGAATCGTCGAACTCTACCCGAATCCCACGACCCGCGGGAACGTCGGGGAGTTTCTCGTGCTCGAGACGCCGCCGGAGACGAGCCTCGGGAACTGGACGATCACCGACGGCCACACGACCGCGTCCCTCCCGAACGAGACCGTCTCGGGTCGGATCGCCGTCACCACTGCTCCGAAAGAGACCCGCGGGCTGACCGACGAACGGATCGTCGAACTCGAGGGAACGCTTCGGCTCGCCGTCGACGGGGACGACCTCGAACTCCGGAACGGGTCGAAAACGCTCGACGCGGTGTCGTACGACCGCGCACCGACGGCCGAACGCTGGTACCGCCGGGAGCGGGCGACCGATCGAAACCGAACCGGCGACGGAAACGGTCGGGGAACGTGGTGGCCGCGCGATGCGACCTGTTTCCCGGTTTCAGCGGTCGAAACCGGGGAGGCGACGGCGTTCGTCCTCCCCGATTCGCCGGACGTCCCGCGCGAAGCGATTCGCGACGCCGACGAACGGCTCCTGCTGGCCGGCTACACGTTCACTGACGACGAGATTGCCGACGACCTCGTCGCGGCAGCCGACCGCGGCGTGGACGTGGCAGTGCTGCTCGAGTCGGGACCCGTCGGCGGAACCCCCCGTGCGACCGAATCGGTGCTCGAGACCCTCGAGGAGGGCGGCGTCGACGTTCGCGTCATCGGCGGAGAAGGCGCACGCTACCGATTCCACCATCCAAAGTACGCCGTCGCGGACGACGCGGTCGTGGTCACGACCGAGAACTGGAAGCCGTCGGGCGTCGGCGGCGAGTCGAGCCGCGGCTGGGGCGTCCGCGTCGAGAACGACGCGCTCGCGGCCGATCTGGCCGCGGTCTTCCGGGCGGACTTCGAGGGGTGGGACACTCGGTCGGGCGAGGCCTTCCGGGAAGACGCGTCGTTCGTCGAGGACGATCCGACGCCGGCGCGTGACTTTCGGACGAACCACGAGCCGGCGACGGTCCCGGTCGACTCGGTCGAGCTCCTGCTCGCCCCCGAGAACGCCGAACCTCGGTTACGGACGCTGCTCGAGGGCGCGGACGACGAGATTCTGATCAAGCAGGCCAGCATCGACGCCGACGTCTCGCTGCTCGAGGCGAGCGTCGACGCGGCCCGCCGGGGCGTCGACGTCCGGATCCTGCTCGACTCGAGCTGGTACGTCGAGGGCGAGAACGAGGCGCTGGCGGCCGACCTCGAGCGAACGGCCGCCGAGGAGGAGCTCCCGCTCGAGGTCAGGGTCGTCGACGACGCCGACGGGTTCGAGAAGGTCCACGCCAAGGGGATCGTGATCGACCGGGAGACCGCCGTCGTCGGCAGTGCCAACTGGAACGAGAACTCGTTGCGACACAACCGGGAGGTGCTGCTCGCCCTGCACGGCCCGGAGGCGGCGAGCTACTACGCGGCGGTCTTCGAGAGCGACTGGGAGGGCGAGACGTGGTCGCTCCCGATCGAACTCTCCGTCACGGTCGTCGCCGCACTCGTCTGTGCGGCGCTCGTGGGCCGGCGGTACGTTCGCTTCGGCGAGGAGTAG
- the sufD gene encoding Fe-S cluster assembly protein SufD gives MSAGTQVHANLTEEQVREISGNLDEPEWLLETRLEALEALDELDMPDVIRTPGRNWTNLYELDFESLVDPLNAAENKDQVGPADAEVLSWADAVQEHEELLKEHFGSIVNPQENYLTALSTALFSTGTVVYVPEGVDAEDVTIRTEQNSRSLFNYTLVVTEESSSVTILERQSTGEEQEEQYYSGIVEVVAGENSNVQYGSLQNLSEEAYNFTTKRGDAGTYATIDWIEVNLGTQLTKAGVSTELNGDGSETQIVGAFYGHNDQHFDLDAKVWHRAEHTTADLVTRGVTDDVARSVYEGVQDVGKEAWDTSSYQRENTLMLSDESEADASPKLIINNHDTEASHSATVGQIDQEDLLYMTSRGIDPRAARNMLVEGFFVPVLEEIAVDELREDLEDLVAARLRQRD, from the coding sequence ATGAGCGCAGGAACACAGGTACACGCCAATCTGACGGAAGAACAGGTCCGCGAAATCAGCGGGAACCTCGACGAGCCAGAGTGGCTCCTCGAGACGCGTCTGGAAGCGCTCGAGGCGCTCGACGAACTCGACATGCCGGACGTCATTCGGACGCCGGGTCGCAACTGGACGAACCTCTACGAGCTCGACTTCGAGTCGCTCGTCGACCCGCTGAACGCCGCCGAGAACAAGGATCAGGTCGGTCCCGCGGACGCCGAGGTCCTGTCGTGGGCCGACGCGGTCCAGGAGCACGAGGAGCTCCTGAAGGAGCACTTCGGCAGCATCGTCAACCCGCAGGAGAACTACCTGACGGCCCTCTCCACGGCGCTGTTCAGCACCGGGACGGTCGTCTACGTCCCCGAGGGCGTCGACGCCGAGGACGTCACCATCCGGACCGAGCAGAACTCCCGCTCGCTGTTCAACTACACGCTCGTCGTCACCGAGGAGTCGTCCTCGGTCACGATCCTCGAGCGCCAGTCGACCGGCGAGGAGCAAGAGGAGCAGTACTACAGCGGCATCGTCGAGGTCGTCGCCGGCGAGAACAGCAACGTCCAGTACGGCAGCCTCCAGAACCTCTCGGAGGAGGCCTACAACTTCACCACCAAGCGCGGCGACGCCGGCACGTACGCCACGATCGACTGGATCGAGGTCAATCTCGGCACGCAGCTGACCAAGGCGGGCGTCTCGACGGAACTCAACGGCGACGGCTCCGAGACGCAGATCGTCGGCGCGTTCTACGGCCACAACGACCAGCACTTCGACCTCGACGCGAAGGTCTGGCACCGCGCCGAGCACACGACCGCCGACCTCGTCACCCGCGGCGTCACCGACGACGTCGCCCGCTCGGTCTACGAGGGCGTCCAGGACGTCGGCAAGGAGGCCTGGGACACCAGCTCCTACCAGCGCGAGAACACGCTGATGTTAAGCGACGAGTCCGAGGCCGACGCCTCGCCGAAGCTGATCATCAACAACCACGACACCGAGGCCAGCCACTCGGCGACGGTCGGCCAGATCGACCAGGAGGACCTGCTGTACATGACCTCCCGCGGTATCGATCCCCGCGCCGCACGTAACATGCTCGTCGAGGGCTTCTTCGTGCCCGTGCTCGAGGAGATCGCGGTCGACGAACTCCGCGAGGACCTCGAGGATCTGGTTGCGGCCCGACTCCGACAGCGCGACTGA
- a CDS encoding ferritin-like domain-containing protein produces the protein MSLGQRVSSDHQLARLLQIGVVLEEVVESRAAHHLESLPADEREAIDDEVRELLAEAADESAGHRERLEALVDELEAETVAYEEINALVDARYGPPEDTDGVLYDQLCNEETAYKFYDDLIEAVEASDASFAVDRDRLLETLYDIREEEREGVEEVTEIMERRA, from the coding sequence ATGAGTCTGGGACAGCGCGTCTCGAGCGACCACCAGCTCGCCCGGCTCCTCCAGATCGGAGTCGTCCTGGAGGAAGTCGTCGAGTCACGCGCCGCCCACCACCTCGAGTCGCTGCCCGCCGACGAACGCGAGGCCATCGACGACGAGGTGCGGGAGTTGCTCGCCGAGGCCGCCGACGAGTCGGCCGGCCACCGCGAGCGACTCGAGGCGCTGGTCGACGAACTCGAGGCCGAGACGGTCGCGTACGAAGAGATCAACGCGCTGGTCGACGCGCGGTACGGTCCGCCGGAGGACACGGACGGCGTCCTCTACGATCAGCTCTGTAACGAGGAAACCGCCTACAAGTTCTACGACGACCTGATCGAGGCGGTCGAGGCGTCGGACGCCTCGTTCGCCGTCGATCGCGACCGACTGCTCGAGACGCTGTACGACATTCGGGAGGAGGAACGCGAGGGCGTCGAAGAAGTGACCGAGATCATGGAGCGCAGAGCATGA
- a CDS encoding DNA-directed DNA polymerase, producing MTEAGQTGLAEFSGESSDRPDEEAAAVAGDGGRNSTEVIDVREETLPEPTGELELAVMQVDYTITGYGDDERPIMHVFGRTPDGDLEHVQVVGFRPYFYAPTETLERPPEEAYDRLTGSREVGEDGEPYESIRGERLTKIFGQTPRDVGQVRDDFEHYEADILFPNRFLIDKDVRSGIRVPERRADDDSLVVSHEEVEATGVDAEPRVQTFDIEVDDRSGFPEDGEEPIVCLTSHDSYRDEYVMWLYEAPIGDGEIPAAIEEYEPIDGPIDHEIRSFDEEEAMLEAFIEYVRETDPDVLTGWNFEDFDAPYLLDRLEELQGPHHDYELEIDRLSRVDEVWRSNWGGPDIKGRVVFDLLYGYQRMVFSELDSYRLDAVGEVELGVGKERYAGDIGDLWEDDPTQLLAYNLRDVELCVELDRQQEIIPFWDEVRSFVGCKLEDAPTPGDAVDMYVLHEAHGRFSLPSKGQQEAGEEFEGGAVFDPITGVKENVTVLDLKSLYPMCMTTINASPETKVDPEAYEGETYVAPTEPEPIHFRKEPDGVMREMITELLAEREEKKSHRDEHDPGTPEYEQYDRQQGAVKVIMNSLYGVSGWEQFRLYDKEAAAAITATGREVIEFTETAANELDYQVTYGDTDSVMLELGPEVSKDEAIEQSFTIEEHINARYDDFAREDLNAEAHRFQIEFEKLYRRFFQAGKKKRYAGHIIWKEGKDVDDIDIVGFEYQRSDIAPITKEVQHRVIEMIVREGDVEGAKEYVNGVIEDVRAGDISLEDIAIPGGIGKRLGNYDTDTAQVRGAKYANRLLGTNFQRGSKPKRLYLERVDPAFFERLESEEGLDARTDPIYGAFKRDPDVICFEYEDQIPDAFEVDYETMLEKTLQGPIERILEALGVSWEEVKSGQEQTGLDQYW from the coding sequence ATGACCGAGGCGGGCCAGACCGGACTCGCGGAGTTCTCGGGCGAGTCTTCCGATCGGCCGGACGAAGAGGCGGCCGCCGTCGCCGGCGACGGCGGGAGGAACAGTACAGAGGTGATCGACGTTCGCGAAGAGACGCTTCCCGAACCGACGGGAGAACTCGAACTCGCCGTGATGCAGGTCGACTACACGATCACCGGCTACGGCGACGACGAGCGGCCGATCATGCACGTGTTCGGCCGCACGCCCGACGGCGACTTGGAACACGTTCAGGTCGTCGGCTTCCGGCCGTACTTCTACGCGCCGACGGAGACGCTCGAGCGCCCGCCGGAGGAGGCGTACGACCGGCTCACCGGCAGCCGCGAGGTCGGCGAGGACGGCGAGCCCTACGAGAGCATCCGCGGCGAGCGGCTGACGAAGATCTTCGGCCAGACGCCCCGCGACGTCGGACAGGTGCGCGACGACTTCGAACACTACGAGGCGGACATCCTCTTCCCGAACCGGTTTCTCATCGACAAGGACGTCCGCAGCGGGATCCGCGTCCCGGAGCGGCGGGCCGACGACGACTCGCTGGTCGTGTCCCACGAAGAAGTCGAAGCCACGGGCGTCGACGCCGAGCCGCGCGTACAGACGTTCGACATCGAGGTCGACGACCGCTCCGGCTTCCCCGAAGACGGCGAGGAGCCGATCGTCTGTCTCACCAGTCACGACTCCTACCGCGACGAGTACGTCATGTGGCTCTACGAGGCGCCGATCGGCGACGGCGAGATTCCCGCCGCGATCGAGGAGTACGAGCCGATCGATGGGCCGATCGACCACGAGATCCGCAGCTTCGACGAGGAGGAAGCGATGCTCGAGGCCTTCATCGAGTACGTCCGAGAAACCGATCCCGACGTCCTGACGGGGTGGAACTTCGAGGATTTCGACGCCCCCTACCTCCTCGACCGGCTCGAGGAGCTCCAGGGCCCGCACCACGACTACGAACTCGAGATCGATCGGCTCTCCCGGGTTGACGAGGTCTGGCGCAGCAACTGGGGCGGCCCCGACATCAAGGGCCGCGTCGTCTTCGACCTCCTGTACGGCTACCAGCGGATGGTCTTCTCGGAACTCGACTCCTACCGGCTGGACGCCGTCGGCGAGGTGGAGCTGGGCGTCGGGAAAGAGCGGTACGCCGGCGACATCGGCGACCTCTGGGAGGACGATCCGACGCAGCTGCTCGCGTACAACCTCCGGGACGTCGAGCTCTGCGTCGAACTCGACCGCCAGCAGGAGATCATTCCCTTCTGGGACGAGGTGCGCTCCTTCGTGGGGTGTAAACTCGAGGACGCGCCGACGCCCGGCGACGCGGTCGACATGTACGTCCTCCACGAGGCCCACGGTCGGTTCTCGCTGCCGTCGAAGGGCCAACAGGAGGCCGGCGAGGAGTTCGAGGGCGGCGCCGTCTTCGATCCGATCACGGGCGTCAAGGAGAACGTCACCGTGCTCGACCTGAAGTCGCTGTACCCGATGTGTATGACGACGATCAACGCCTCGCCGGAGACGAAGGTCGATCCCGAGGCGTACGAGGGGGAGACCTACGTCGCGCCGACCGAGCCCGAGCCGATCCACTTCCGGAAGGAGCCCGACGGCGTGATGCGGGAGATGATCACGGAACTGCTCGCCGAACGCGAGGAGAAGAAGTCGCACCGAGACGAGCACGACCCCGGCACCCCCGAGTACGAACAGTACGACCGCCAGCAGGGCGCGGTGAAGGTCATCATGAACTCGCTGTACGGCGTCTCGGGCTGGGAGCAGTTCAGACTGTACGACAAGGAGGCCGCGGCCGCAATTACCGCGACGGGCCGGGAGGTGATCGAGTTCACCGAAACCGCCGCGAACGAGCTGGACTACCAGGTCACCTACGGCGACACCGACAGCGTGATGCTCGAGCTCGGTCCCGAGGTCTCGAAGGACGAAGCTATCGAGCAATCGTTCACCATCGAGGAACACATCAACGCCCGCTACGACGACTTCGCGCGCGAGGACCTGAACGCAGAGGCGCACCGATTCCAGATCGAGTTCGAGAAGCTCTACCGACGGTTCTTCCAGGCCGGAAAGAAGAAGCGCTACGCCGGTCACATCATCTGGAAGGAGGGGAAGGACGTCGACGACATCGACATCGTCGGCTTCGAGTACCAGCGGTCGGACATCGCGCCGATCACAAAGGAGGTCCAGCACCGCGTCATCGAGATGATCGTCCGCGAGGGCGACGTCGAAGGGGCCAAGGAGTACGTCAACGGCGTCATCGAAGACGTCCGCGCGGGCGACATCTCGCTCGAGGACATCGCCATCCCGGGCGGAATCGGCAAGCGACTCGGCAACTACGACACCGACACGGCGCAGGTTCGCGGCGCCAAGTACGCCAACCGCTTGCTCGGAACGAACTTCCAGCGCGGTAGCAAGCCGAAACGACTCTACCTCGAACGGGTCGACCCCGCGTTCTTCGAGCGTCTCGAGTCCGAGGAGGGGCTCGACGCCCGCACCGATCCGATCTACGGCGCGTTCAAGCGCGACCCGGACGTCATCTGTTTCGAGTACGAGGACCAGATCCCCGACGCGTTCGAGGTCGACTACGAGACGATGCTCGAGAAGACGCTCCAGGGGCCGATCGAGCGCATCCTCGAGGCGCTCGGGGTCTCGTGGGAGGAAGTGAAGTCGGGTCAGGAGCAGACCGGACTCGACCAGTACTGGTAG
- the sufB gene encoding Fe-S cluster assembly protein SufB, translated as MSSEQDHLKDTDTEARFEFKKEQNAAVKSDKGLTEEVIRMISEDKDEPDWMLERRLRALQQFQNMPLPTDWPGQPDLTELDIEEIVPYIRPDVDKREGVDDWTELPDEIKDTFDKLGIPEAEKNALSGVGAQYESEVVYQNMQEQWEEKGVIFMNMDRAVQEHPELVKEHFMTTCVPPSDNKFAALHGAVWSGGSFVYVPEDVTVEMPVQAYFRMNSEGMGQFEHTLIIAEEGSEVHYIEGCSAPKYGTHNLHSGGVEVFVGEDAHVQYSTVQNWSKNTFNLNTKRAIVEENGTMEWVSGSMGSKATMLYPCSILKGRGATDTHITIAFAGEGQDIDTGAKVYHNAPNTKSTIESKSISKDGGRTNYRGLVHIADGAENSSTAVECDALMFDNESTSDTMPYMEIEESKVDVAHEATVGKIGDEDIFYLQSRGLDDDDAKKMIVAGFIEPITEELPIEYAVELNRLIELEMEGSLG; from the coding sequence ATGAGTTCCGAACAAGATCACCTCAAAGACACTGATACCGAAGCGCGGTTCGAGTTCAAGAAAGAACAGAACGCCGCGGTGAAGTCCGACAAGGGCCTGACCGAGGAGGTCATCCGCATGATCTCCGAGGACAAGGACGAGCCCGACTGGATGCTCGAGCGCCGCCTGCGCGCGCTCCAGCAGTTCCAGAACATGCCGCTGCCGACCGACTGGCCCGGCCAGCCGGACCTGACCGAACTCGACATCGAAGAGATCGTCCCGTACATCCGCCCGGACGTCGACAAGCGCGAAGGCGTCGACGACTGGACGGAGCTGCCCGACGAGATCAAGGACACGTTCGACAAGCTCGGCATCCCGGAGGCGGAGAAGAACGCGCTCTCCGGCGTCGGCGCCCAGTACGAGTCCGAGGTCGTCTACCAGAACATGCAGGAGCAGTGGGAGGAGAAGGGCGTCATCTTCATGAACATGGACCGCGCGGTCCAGGAGCACCCCGAGCTCGTCAAGGAGCACTTCATGACGACCTGCGTCCCGCCGAGCGACAACAAGTTCGCCGCGCTCCACGGCGCCGTCTGGTCCGGCGGCTCGTTCGTCTACGTCCCCGAGGACGTCACCGTCGAGATGCCCGTCCAGGCGTACTTCCGCATGAACTCGGAGGGGATGGGCCAGTTCGAGCACACGCTCATCATCGCCGAGGAAGGATCGGAAGTCCACTACATCGAGGGCTGTTCCGCGCCGAAGTACGGCACCCACAACCTCCACTCCGGCGGCGTCGAGGTCTTCGTCGGCGAAGACGCGCACGTTCAGTACTCGACCGTGCAGAACTGGTCGAAGAACACGTTCAACCTCAACACCAAGCGCGCCATCGTCGAGGAGAACGGGACGATGGAGTGGGTCTCCGGCAGCATGGGCTCGAAAGCGACCATGCTCTACCCGTGCTCGATCCTCAAGGGTCGCGGCGCGACGGACACCCACATCACCATCGCGTTCGCCGGCGAGGGCCAGGACATCGACACCGGCGCGAAGGTGTACCACAACGCGCCGAACACGAAGTCGACCATCGAGTCCAAGTCCATCTCCAAGGACGGCGGCCGCACCAACTACCGCGGCCTCGTTCACATCGCGGACGGCGCCGAGAACTCGTCCACTGCCGTGGAGTGCGACGCGCTGATGTTCGACAACGAGTCGACGTCGGACACCATGCCGTACATGGAGATCGAGGAGTCGAAGGTCGACGTCGCCCACGAGGCGACCGTCGGAAAGATCGGCGACGAGGACATCTTCTACCTCCAGAGCCGCGGTCTGGACGACGACGACGCCAAGAAGATGATCGTCGCCGGCTTCATCGAGCCGATCACGGAGGAACTGCCGATCGAGTACGCGGTCGAACTCAACCGCCTCATCGAACTCGAGATGGAGGGTAGTCTCGGATAA
- a CDS encoding ABC transporter ATP-binding protein, translated as MARLELNNLHAEVADGDEKILEGVDLEVESGEIHALMGPNGSGKSTTAKVIAGHPAYEVTEGEVLIHLEEDEFGEDIEIGEDQRTWDLLELEPNERAALGVFLGFQYPAEIEGVTMTNFLRTALNAKIEEREELFEDEKGDEEEEGDEGFETSPMEGPADEGEVGVAEFQGILQEKMEQLDMDEKFAQRYLNAGFSGGEKKQNEVLQAAILEPSIAVLDEIDSGLDIDRLQDVSNGINALRDQQGTGILQITHYQRILDYVEPDYVHVMLDGQIAKSGDASLAEELEDKGYDWVREEVYGTA; from the coding sequence ATGGCACGCCTCGAACTGAACAACCTGCACGCAGAAGTGGCGGACGGTGACGAGAAGATTCTCGAGGGCGTCGACCTCGAGGTCGAGTCGGGCGAGATTCACGCCCTGATGGGCCCCAACGGCTCCGGGAAGTCGACGACGGCGAAGGTCATCGCCGGCCACCCGGCCTACGAGGTCACTGAGGGCGAGGTCCTGATCCACCTCGAGGAGGACGAGTTCGGCGAGGACATCGAGATCGGCGAGGACCAGCGCACCTGGGATCTCCTCGAACTCGAGCCGAACGAGCGCGCGGCGCTCGGCGTCTTCCTCGGCTTCCAGTACCCCGCCGAGATCGAGGGCGTCACGATGACGAACTTCCTCCGCACGGCGCTCAACGCCAAGATCGAGGAGCGCGAGGAGCTCTTCGAGGACGAGAAAGGCGACGAAGAGGAAGAGGGGGACGAAGGCTTCGAGACCTCGCCGATGGAAGGTCCCGCGGACGAGGGCGAGGTCGGCGTCGCCGAGTTCCAGGGGATCCTCCAGGAGAAGATGGAGCAGCTGGACATGGACGAGAAGTTCGCCCAGCGCTACCTCAACGCCGGCTTCTCCGGCGGCGAGAAGAAGCAGAACGAAGTGCTGCAGGCCGCCATCCTCGAGCCGTCGATCGCCGTCCTCGACGAGATCGACTCCGGGCTCGACATCGACCGCCTGCAGGACGTCTCGAACGGGATCAACGCGCTGCGCGACCAGCAGGGCACCGGGATCCTCCAGATCACGCACTACCAGCGCATCCTCGACTACGTCGAACCCGACTACGTCCACGTCATGCTCGACGGCCAGATCGCCAAGAGCGGCGACGCCTCGCTGGCCGAGGAGCTCGAGGACAAGGGGTACGACTGGGTCCGCGAAGAGGTCTACGGCACCGCGTAA
- a CDS encoding metal-dependent transcriptional regulator — protein sequence MNTADQYLKAIYLAQRIDDGPASTGTLADLLEVSPASVNEMIGKLEGRNLVEHEKYKGASLTDEGLERAHDALQTYCIIERFLTNVLEVEEFREEARALESVIDDTVAERLDTIIDRPDECPDCFDPELDCCERLELVDSRAD from the coding sequence ATGAACACCGCAGATCAGTATCTCAAAGCAATCTACCTCGCACAACGTATCGACGACGGCCCGGCCTCGACCGGAACGCTCGCCGACCTCCTCGAGGTCAGCCCGGCGAGCGTCAACGAGATGATCGGGAAACTCGAGGGGCGCAACCTCGTCGAGCACGAGAAGTACAAGGGCGCCAGCCTGACCGACGAGGGACTCGAGCGCGCACACGACGCCCTGCAGACGTACTGCATCATCGAGCGGTTCCTCACGAACGTCCTCGAGGTCGAGGAGTTCCGCGAGGAGGCCCGCGCGCTCGAGAGCGTCATCGACGACACGGTCGCGGAGCGACTCGACACGATCATCGACCGGCCCGACGAGTGCCCGGACTGTTTCGACCCCGAACTGGACTGCTGCGAGCGGCTGGAACTCGTCGACAGCCGCGCGGACTGA
- a CDS encoding HEAT repeat domain-containing protein — protein sequence MSEDEANGDGAPEDEPVEEEDEEPVDLDAIGERLDRFEEDVGALQEDLEAAETEDDLDVVEADIEAFREELESVEIPEPPEEDEDEEGDEDVVHPEAELQDRYDDIGSDVDDLESDLEDQRGPYAEDVIGEINGVSGTITGTRWTIEGDEELIEATEAFLADVNDLLGSAVSLPGDLQPREGAELREDAPDQNEEGVPERLDATLDAVVEAVEDADLDPDDDAETIADLLESTDEFEGDVDDATEWTDLEVREQLRREGFYDVLDHVKDFPPELHALKVHEKRGNVDMILLALDSLGSEFMEGHCMDALERMGNEAAIDPMLQKANRRDTKAMSILGKIGVDDEEVVDALLDYVDSNPQLQKPAFRALGEIGAEDAVQPIANQLVDDEPDVRSNAARALGLIGDTRAIEPLAGLLEDDEEDRVRASAAWALNQIATEEALEIVAEYADDRAYLVQAEAERADLEPAA from the coding sequence ATGAGCGAGGACGAAGCGAACGGTGACGGGGCGCCGGAGGACGAACCGGTAGAAGAGGAGGACGAAGAACCAGTCGACCTCGACGCCATCGGCGAGCGACTCGACCGGTTCGAGGAGGACGTCGGGGCGCTGCAGGAGGACCTCGAGGCCGCCGAAACCGAGGACGACCTGGACGTCGTCGAGGCCGACATCGAGGCGTTCCGCGAAGAACTCGAGTCCGTCGAGATTCCGGAGCCGCCGGAGGAAGACGAGGACGAAGAAGGGGACGAGGACGTCGTCCACCCGGAAGCGGAGCTCCAGGACCGGTACGACGACATCGGGAGCGACGTCGACGACCTCGAGAGCGACCTTGAGGACCAGCGCGGTCCCTACGCCGAGGACGTGATCGGCGAAATAAACGGCGTTAGCGGAACGATCACGGGCACTCGCTGGACGATCGAGGGCGACGAGGAACTGATCGAGGCCACCGAAGCGTTCCTCGCGGACGTGAACGACCTGCTCGGGAGCGCCGTGTCGCTCCCCGGCGACCTGCAGCCCAGGGAGGGCGCCGAACTCCGCGAGGACGCCCCCGATCAAAACGAGGAGGGCGTCCCCGAACGACTGGACGCGACCCTCGACGCCGTCGTCGAGGCCGTCGAGGACGCCGACCTCGACCCCGACGACGACGCCGAAACGATCGCCGATCTGCTCGAGTCGACCGACGAGTTCGAGGGAGACGTCGACGACGCCACCGAGTGGACCGACCTCGAGGTCCGCGAACAGCTCCGTCGCGAGGGCTTTTACGACGTGCTCGACCACGTCAAGGACTTTCCGCCGGAGCTGCACGCGCTCAAGGTTCACGAGAAGCGCGGCAACGTCGACATGATCCTGCTCGCGCTCGACTCGCTCGGCTCCGAATTTATGGAGGGGCACTGCATGGATGCCCTCGAGCGAATGGGTAACGAAGCGGCCATCGACCCGATGCTCCAGAAGGCGAACCGCCGCGACACGAAGGCGATGAGCATCCTCGGGAAGATCGGCGTCGACGACGAGGAGGTCGTCGACGCCCTGCTCGACTACGTCGACTCCAACCCGCAGCTCCAGAAGCCCGCGTTCAGAGCGCTGGGCGAGATCGGCGCCGAGGACGCCGTCCAGCCGATCGCGAACCAGCTCGTCGACGACGAGCCGGACGTGCGCAGCAACGCCGCCCGCGCGCTCGGGCTGATCGGCGACACGCGAGCGATCGAGCCGCTCGCCGGCCTCCTCGAGGACGACGAGGAGGACCGCGTCCGGGCCAGCGCCGCCTGGGCGCTCAACCAGATCGCCACGGAGGAGGCCCTCGAGATCGTCGCCGAGTACGCCGACGACCGCGCGTACCTCGTCCAGGCCGAGGCCGAGCGCGCCGACCTCGAGCCGGCAGCGTAA